The following are encoded together in the Phycisphaerae bacterium genome:
- a CDS encoding carboxypeptidase regulatory-like domain-containing protein has protein sequence MKKRNHLDENLKKLLGMAEPEQSLPADTKKEIMENLLRNADMKENTGKSSVISFKFKIAAAIAAIIIIICGICLLNKPAEDKNTPEQLLTKEVEKKQITLPDEIKTADTKNEIVPSIDVAKLAAAGDINGLIAVLNTASNETKVVAANYLAKMGAAGAVEALKKEADNWQQSGENPFAEAVKKIQAVKNAKPAPAVKESNEPNSISKTINPGDPNDPNNWPFVEIWVIDKQTDEAIKDARVKGAGKKISVTDSNGYCKVTLGKKKEDYFSVSVEKEGFVPLYFNWGKEVDRVIPKEYEFYLEKGTVMGGIVRNDQNEPVKDAHITINLYTPEENRKTGPWQRLNDYTITTDADGKWQCDMLPAELLEGQQIGFRITHSDYADNRFWIRQSNTSELQMLQNREFVITVKKGAAIYGYVLDNANRPIAKASVFIGEDRYNPDNLKTKTNDSGYYEFAHAKQGFNVLTVLANGYAPDMKELNVLDAAQAEDFVLAPANTIRGRVVDVNGNPVANTSLNADEWRGYRMVNWNGKTDNDGRFVWNEAPADAVKFDFYKQGYMSSRNNIFTAGQKEYEIVLYPPLVISGTVTIAQTNEPVKDFTITKGLKFSENDNRIHWETGNMYAVKHFTDGKYEFQITSPYYRHILKVETADGRYAVSRLFDNNEGTVKYDFVIGKEEANKLAGAVYNPDGKAGEGVTVYLVRKNYWLNLENGKQDSPQQTEKAITDSQGKFTLPDCNEKFKLVAVSDEGFADVNSSEFTQEPSIYLEKWGRIEGVVYVGSKLAVNQEIRANNSAKYNNRDNINYQYTNRTTTDQNGKFVMEKVIPGQNQVCRIIHSGDLDRMMSTNAARQEINVLPDQTTEVVLGGQGRAIIGKIIWPGEEFYKKMLEIISHIQPQQMANRQALMEKAYSLVGQIPKPTNFDIMTAKQSIEWYKNWSQSSDGKAYYAKLNEAMQKAGDKKIRTSYSGVIIDSDGSFRAEDIEQGDYTMTVNVMEKKGRYGQADYQNPLLNGKFNFTIPQVDESNIDLPLDLGQVTLEVISASQALRADSNAPDFTLETTIAGTVKLADLRGKFVVLVFWNCSGVLNSPENEAKIDGIFDAYKNYGSTANVEFIAVSISAKYAKIYQEIAEKYLREKQCAWKQAFVDYGENTIFTAYKMGYSPAAVVLIGPDGKIVASDINAQQLIDILKSN, from the coding sequence ATGAAAAAACGAAATCATCTCGATGAAAATCTGAAAAAACTGCTCGGCATGGCAGAACCGGAACAATCACTGCCGGCAGATACGAAAAAAGAAATTATGGAAAATTTATTGAGGAACGCTGATATGAAAGAAAACACTGGAAAATCATCGGTCATTTCATTTAAATTCAAAATCGCCGCCGCAATCGCAGCGATAATTATTATAATTTGCGGTATTTGCCTTTTGAATAAACCTGCGGAGGACAAAAACACTCCGGAGCAACTCCTCACGAAAGAAGTCGAAAAAAAGCAAATCACGCTTCCCGATGAAATTAAAACGGCTGATACTAAAAATGAAATTGTGCCGTCTATCGACGTCGCAAAACTTGCCGCCGCAGGCGATATAAACGGCCTTATAGCCGTTCTTAACACCGCCAGTAACGAAACCAAAGTCGTCGCCGCGAATTATCTTGCGAAAATGGGAGCCGCCGGCGCCGTAGAGGCCCTTAAAAAAGAGGCTGATAACTGGCAGCAAAGCGGCGAAAATCCCTTTGCCGAAGCTGTTAAAAAAATCCAGGCCGTAAAAAATGCAAAACCCGCCCCTGCCGTAAAAGAATCAAATGAGCCGAACAGTATCAGTAAAACAATTAATCCCGGCGACCCGAATGACCCCAATAACTGGCCGTTCGTGGAAATCTGGGTTATAGACAAACAAACCGATGAAGCAATTAAAGATGCCAGGGTCAAAGGGGCAGGCAAGAAAATATCCGTCACAGACTCAAATGGATATTGCAAAGTAACACTTGGGAAGAAAAAGGAAGATTATTTTTCCGTTTCTGTTGAGAAAGAAGGGTTCGTACCGTTATATTTCAACTGGGGCAAAGAAGTAGATAGAGTCATACCGAAGGAATATGAGTTCTACCTTGAAAAAGGAACCGTAATGGGGGGCATTGTCAGAAACGACCAGAATGAGCCGGTCAAAGACGCTCATATCACAATAAATCTTTACACGCCCGAAGAAAATCGGAAAACCGGCCCCTGGCAGAGATTAAATGATTACACCATCACAACCGACGCCGATGGAAAATGGCAATGCGATATGCTGCCCGCAGAATTGCTGGAAGGACAGCAAATCGGCTTCCGAATCACCCATTCAGATTACGCAGACAATAGATTCTGGATACGGCAAAGCAATACTTCGGAACTTCAAATGCTGCAAAACAGGGAATTTGTTATTACCGTAAAGAAGGGAGCGGCGATTTACGGTTATGTTTTAGACAATGCAAACAGACCCATAGCAAAAGCATCGGTATTTATCGGCGAAGACCGCTACAACCCGGACAACCTCAAAACAAAAACCAACGACAGCGGCTATTATGAATTTGCCCACGCAAAACAGGGATTTAATGTTCTTACTGTACTGGCGAATGGTTACGCCCCGGATATGAAAGAACTGAATGTCCTGGACGCTGCACAAGCCGAAGATTTTGTTCTTGCACCGGCCAATACTATTCGCGGCCGCGTTGTCGATGTAAACGGCAATCCGGTTGCCAACACCTCTCTTAATGCCGATGAATGGAGAGGCTATCGAATGGTTAACTGGAACGGCAAAACTGACAATGACGGCAGATTTGTATGGAATGAAGCACCGGCCGATGCGGTTAAATTTGATTTCTATAAACAGGGGTATATGTCCTCAAGAAATAATATATTCACTGCCGGCCAAAAGGAATATGAAATTGTTTTATATCCGCCCTTGGTAATATCCGGAACTGTTACAATTGCACAGACTAATGAGCCGGTAAAAGATTTCACCATTACAAAAGGTTTGAAGTTTTCCGAAAATGACAACAGAATACATTGGGAAACAGGTAATATGTATGCCGTAAAGCACTTCACGGACGGCAAATATGAATTCCAAATTACAAGTCCCTATTACAGGCATATTTTAAAAGTCGAGACTGCGGACGGAAGATATGCCGTGTCGCGATTATTTGACAATAATGAAGGTACTGTAAAATATGATTTTGTTATCGGCAAAGAGGAGGCAAATAAACTGGCCGGTGCCGTTTACAATCCTGACGGCAAAGCGGGTGAAGGAGTAACAGTTTATTTAGTCAGAAAAAATTACTGGCTGAATCTGGAAAATGGAAAACAGGACTCTCCGCAGCAAACCGAAAAAGCGATTACCGATTCACAGGGAAAATTTACTTTGCCGGACTGTAATGAAAAATTCAAATTGGTGGCAGTAAGCGATGAAGGTTTTGCGGATGTAAACAGCAGCGAATTTACGCAGGAACCTTCCATATATCTTGAAAAATGGGGCAGGATTGAAGGCGTTGTTTATGTCGGCTCTAAACTTGCCGTCAATCAGGAAATCCGTGCGAACAATTCCGCAAAATATAATAACCGTGATAACATAAATTACCAATATACCAACAGAACGACAACCGACCAGAATGGTAAATTTGTTATGGAAAAAGTCATTCCCGGCCAAAATCAGGTATGCAGAATAATTCACTCTGGCGATTTAGACCGTATGATGAGTACAAACGCGGCAAGGCAGGAAATTAACGTTCTGCCCGACCAGACGACTGAAGTCGTTTTAGGCGGACAAGGCAGAGCGATTATCGGGAAAATTATCTGGCCCGGCGAGGAGTTTTATAAAAAAATGCTCGAAATTATCTCTCACATCCAGCCGCAGCAGATGGCAAACCGGCAGGCATTGATGGAAAAGGCATACAGTTTAGTCGGACAAATTCCAAAGCCGACGAATTTCGATATCATGACCGCAAAACAGTCTATCGAATGGTACAAGAACTGGTCGCAAAGCAGCGATGGAAAAGCTTACTACGCAAAGTTAAATGAAGCTATGCAAAAGGCCGGCGATAAAAAAATCCGCACCAGCTACAGCGGCGTTATAATTGATTCTGACGGCAGTTTCAGGGCCGAAGACATCGAACAAGGCGATTATACAATGACTGTTAATGTTATGGAGAAAAAAGGCAGATACGGACAGGCCGATTATCAAAATCCATTGCTTAACGGTAAGTTTAATTTTACTATACCGCAGGTTGACGAATCGAATATCGACCTGCCTTTGGATTTGGGACAGGTTACGCTGGAGGTAATTTCCGCAAGCCAGGCTCTGCGGGCCGATAGTAATGCCCCTGATTTTACGCTCGAAACGACAATAGCGGGAACAGTAAAATTAGCGGACTTACGCGGTAAATTTGTCGTTCTTGTCTTCTGGAACTGCTCCGGAGTTTTAAACAGTCCTGAAAACGAGGCTAAAATAGACGGCATTTTCGATGCCTATAAAAATTATGGCAGTACCGCTAATGTCGAATTCATAGCGGTATCGATATCAGCAAAATATGCTAAAATTTATCAGGAGATTGCGGAAAAATATCTCCGGGAAAAACAGTGCGCCTGGAAACAGGCGTTTGTTGACTATGGCGAGAATACAATTTTTACAGCTTACAAAATGGGATACAGCCCTGCCGCTGTTGTGTTGATAGGGCCGGATGGAAAAATTGTCGCCTCAGACATAAACGCACAACAACTGATTGATATTCTTAAGTCCAACTAA
- a CDS encoding RNA polymerase sigma factor — MDKEREMIEKWFLTYADSVYAFVYTRVEKNRQTAADVLQATFLEALENINKYQSSKGTVLTWLILLSRNHIKNALRQKEKFANFSPDSGDGELTAVIEKIADEPLPDEIIEKQETAELVQITLAGLPEKYRDVLNQFYCRQKMIKQIAEDNRQSKIVVKITLHRARNAFKKAFLKNSKSLHSPCCSERRTL, encoded by the coding sequence ATGGATAAAGAGCGGGAAATGATAGAAAAATGGTTTCTAACCTATGCAGACAGTGTCTATGCGTTTGTTTATACAAGAGTTGAAAAAAACCGGCAAACGGCCGCTGATGTACTGCAGGCAACCTTTTTAGAGGCTCTTGAAAATATTAACAAATACCAGTCTTCAAAGGGCACTGTCCTGACCTGGCTGATACTGCTGAGCAGGAACCATATCAAAAACGCGCTAAGGCAAAAAGAAAAATTCGCAAATTTCTCGCCGGATAGCGGCGATGGCGAACTTACGGCAGTTATCGAAAAAATCGCAGACGAACCGCTGCCGGATGAAATAATCGAAAAGCAGGAAACGGCAGAACTTGTACAGATAACTCTGGCAGGCCTGCCGGAAAAATACAGGGATGTGCTTAACCAGTTTTACTGCCGGCAAAAAATGATTAAACAAATCGCAGAAGACAACAGGCAAAGCAAAATTGTGGTAAAAATCACTCTCCACAGGGCAAGAAACGCCTTTAAAAAAGCTTTCCTGAAAAATTCAAAATCACTGCACAGTCCCTGCTGTTCCGAAAGGCGGACATTATGA
- a CDS encoding ATPase, T2SS/T4P/T4SS family: protein MNKAFTTDQPLLIQLLMKRGLIKQEDLNSIREAINKSGSAVDEALIVLNIATEADIATAYSEELMIPLADMNEPLVADKEMAEKIGESVCRENHFVPLRVEDGTVMVALANPTDFRLFERIQLSTGLVAQPVIATCSAIDDCLGEMFGTRDIVKEIASEAKVQSAGQLKDSDEDVEEIVDLDHPISKGRDSQVIRLVNHVLSSAVENGASDIHIEPFEKNFKVRFRIDGELNEISPPPRPMYVPMISRLKILAKMDIAERRIPQDGAIALKMGDKRIDLRVNTVPTVFGEKMVMRILSKGVIPKDLTKLGFSQKQADDFKTAAESPHGLLLVTGPTGSGKSTTLYSVLNLINQPDVNIMTVEDPVEYKFDGMNQVHVRSQVGLTFAAALRAFLRQDPDIIMVGEVRDQETAQICLRAALTGHMVLSTLHTNDALAAINRLADMGVEKFLLASALRVVEAQRLVRRLCQKCKEKYQVDKETLRKWHLDPDKEYFRPKGCEDCRGGGYSGRVGLFEVVPITAKLRDMISGGSALNELRAQARKEKFMLLLDAGLNKVQEGLTSLEEVLSTCMEEAEEEGSSKEIEEDKVLEETVAAGAA from the coding sequence ATGAATAAAGCCTTTACGACAGACCAGCCGCTTTTGATTCAGCTTCTTATGAAGCGAGGCCTGATTAAACAGGAAGACCTCAACAGTATTCGTGAGGCCATCAATAAGTCAGGCTCCGCAGTAGATGAAGCATTGATTGTTTTAAATATCGCTACAGAAGCTGATATAGCGACGGCCTATAGTGAAGAACTTATGATACCGCTGGCGGATATGAATGAGCCGCTTGTCGCAGACAAGGAAATGGCTGAAAAGATCGGCGAATCGGTTTGCCGGGAGAACCATTTTGTGCCGTTACGCGTGGAAGATGGTACCGTTATGGTGGCCCTTGCGAATCCGACAGATTTTAGATTATTTGAACGAATTCAGTTGTCAACCGGTCTTGTCGCGCAGCCTGTTATAGCGACTTGTTCTGCGATTGACGACTGTCTCGGTGAAATGTTCGGAACACGCGACATTGTAAAGGAAATCGCCTCTGAAGCAAAAGTCCAAAGTGCCGGACAGCTAAAAGACAGCGATGAAGATGTCGAAGAAATCGTGGACCTGGACCACCCGATATCCAAGGGACGCGACAGCCAGGTGATAAGGCTTGTTAACCATGTACTGTCATCGGCAGTAGAGAATGGCGCAAGCGATATTCATATCGAACCGTTTGAAAAGAATTTCAAGGTTCGGTTCAGGATTGACGGAGAATTGAACGAAATTTCTCCTCCGCCAAGACCTATGTACGTTCCGATGATAAGCAGATTGAAAATTCTGGCCAAAATGGATATTGCCGAAAGACGTATCCCGCAGGACGGAGCCATAGCCCTGAAGATGGGCGATAAGAGAATAGATTTGCGTGTTAACACAGTGCCGACGGTTTTCGGCGAAAAGATGGTTATGCGTATTTTGTCCAAGGGCGTAATACCCAAAGACCTGACCAAGCTGGGCTTTTCACAAAAACAGGCGGACGATTTTAAAACCGCTGCCGAAAGTCCTCATGGCCTGCTGCTTGTTACCGGCCCGACAGGAAGCGGAAAATCGACAACGCTGTACAGCGTGCTGAATTTAATCAATCAGCCTGATGTCAACATAATGACAGTCGAGGACCCGGTGGAATATAAGTTCGACGGTATGAATCAGGTACATGTCCGAAGCCAGGTAGGTTTGACGTTTGCCGCGGCATTGAGGGCATTTTTGCGGCAGGACCCGGACATAATAATGGTCGGCGAAGTCAGAGACCAGGAAACGGCACAGATTTGCCTTAGAGCGGCATTGACAGGCCATATGGTTCTTTCTACGCTTCACACAAATGATGCTTTGGCGGCTATAAACCGTCTTGCGGATATGGGCGTTGAAAAATTTCTACTTGCCTCGGCACTTCGAGTCGTCGAGGCTCAAAGACTTGTAAGACGTCTCTGCCAGAAGTGCAAAGAAAAATATCAGGTGGATAAAGAAACTCTCAGGAAATGGCATCTCGACCCCGACAAGGAATATTTCCGCCCGAAAGGCTGCGAGGATTGCAGAGGCGGCGGATACAGCGGACGAGTCGGACTTTTTGAAGTTGTACCTATAACGGCCAAGCTTAGAGATATGATAAGCGGCGGCAGCGCCCTGAACGAACTGCGTGCACAGGCACGAAAGGAAAAATTTATGCTGCTGCTCGACGCCGGGCTGAATAAGGTACAGGAAGGACTGACAAGTCTGGAAGAAGTTTTAAGTACCTGTATGGAGGAGGCGGAAGAAGAAGGTTCAAGTAAGGAAATAGAAGAGGATAAAGTCCTCGAAGAAACAGTAGCTGCGGGTGCAGCGTGA
- a CDS encoding type II secretion system F family protein, producing the protein MDQQVTNSSGLSWVQKHIRISSKLHPGIKQDDKMQFFHHLTTLFAAGTPLLEALQIASRQTQSQKMQKVISTIAERVSAGTSLHQAAGEFPKVFERQWIEVIKTGELSGQLTQVLTSLTTYIEASKEMRSKVISAMVYPCIMTIVAILAVVIMLWKVVPVFTAFFTDAGSKLPGITQAVVDASEFLQKKGLMMFACIAVAIFCIRAYLRTDKGKHLLDQFMLTVPMIGECIVYVNMEKFATNMVLFMHSGLPLMETISSLQGVFHNNTVYREAMHKIQQRVSSGVGLAPAMEESRLFTSMVISMVKVGEESGELAKVLDQVSMYYRTKVKDIAERITGMIEPIVILGMGVSVAVILTSIYLPMFQMAGGVH; encoded by the coding sequence ATGGACCAGCAAGTGACAAACAGCTCCGGACTTTCGTGGGTGCAGAAGCACATACGGATATCGTCCAAGCTGCATCCCGGTATCAAGCAGGACGATAAGATGCAGTTTTTCCATCATCTTACGACTCTGTTCGCTGCCGGTACGCCGCTGCTCGAAGCATTGCAGATAGCTTCCCGTCAGACACAAAGTCAGAAGATGCAGAAGGTTATCAGTACAATCGCGGAAAGGGTCTCCGCCGGCACTTCGCTTCACCAGGCGGCAGGGGAATTTCCGAAAGTATTCGAGCGTCAATGGATAGAAGTTATCAAAACCGGCGAACTAAGCGGACAGCTTACACAGGTTCTGACTTCTCTTACCACATACATTGAAGCCAGCAAGGAAATGAGAAGTAAGGTTATCTCTGCTATGGTATATCCGTGCATAATGACCATCGTGGCGATTCTGGCCGTAGTGATAATGCTGTGGAAGGTTGTTCCTGTATTTACCGCGTTCTTTACGGATGCCGGTTCAAAACTGCCGGGCATTACGCAGGCGGTTGTGGATGCATCAGAGTTTCTTCAGAAAAAAGGACTAATGATGTTTGCATGCATTGCTGTTGCAATCTTCTGTATCCGTGCATATTTAAGGACCGACAAAGGCAAACACTTACTGGATCAGTTTATGCTGACAGTGCCGATGATTGGTGAATGCATCGTGTATGTGAATATGGAAAAATTCGCAACCAATATGGTTCTTTTCATGCACAGCGGTCTGCCGTTAATGGAGACGATAAGTTCACTGCAGGGAGTATTTCATAACAATACCGTTTACAGGGAAGCGATGCACAAAATCCAGCAAAGAGTGTCCAGCGGTGTAGGATTGGCGCCGGCGATGGAAGAGTCAAGACTGTTTACATCTATGGTTATCTCGATGGTCAAGGTCGGAGAGGAATCAGGCGAACTGGCAAAAGTGCTTGACCAGGTGTCGATGTATTATCGAACTAAAGTTAAGGATATAGCCGAGCGTATTACCGGAATGATTGAGCCAATCGTGATTCTCGGAATGGGCGTAAGTGTCGCTGTGATATTGACTTCGATTTATCTGCCGATGTTCCAAATGGCCGGAGGAGTCCATTAA
- a CDS encoding PilZ domain-containing protein: MIEPMKQNQNVSFVERRTYARVPFTHKLMVLDMNTGHKFEGNGIDISVMGIGFYSRKLFQKEHHVQIQVWLDGGENVDPVLISGTVKWSKPEQDGGIMGVQFDMLIKASDHPDLYEQICKKEV; this comes from the coding sequence ATGATAGAGCCGATGAAACAAAATCAAAATGTATCTTTTGTGGAAAGACGTACTTATGCACGTGTGCCGTTTACTCATAAACTTATGGTGCTGGATATGAACACCGGTCATAAGTTCGAGGGTAACGGCATAGATATAAGTGTTATGGGTATAGGATTTTATTCCAGGAAACTTTTTCAAAAAGAACATCATGTTCAAATACAGGTCTGGCTGGACGGCGGCGAGAATGTTGACCCTGTCCTGATTAGCGGTACTGTTAAATGGTCAAAACCTGAACAGGATGGCGGAATTATGGGCGTTCAGTTCGATATGCTTATTAAAGCATCTGACCATCCGGATTTATACGAACAGATTTGCAAAAAGGAAGTTTAG